TCAAGATAAGCCTTATCATATAACGTATCGTAGTAAAGCCTGCAGCTATATCCACCAATATCATTAGACAATTCTATTCTATACTTATTGGTATGATTGTTATTTAAGTGATTCTCTTCAATATGCGTTTGGTTGGTTCTTAGAGTTGAATCAATGTATGCTACTATTTTAGAATCAGTTGTCTCAAACTCGTATGCAGACTTAGATCCCATCATATCGGGGAGAAACTAAATTTTTACTTTGTTATACTCCGCATGATACGCCGTTTCAAGTATACCTGAATGACTTTCTAATACAATACTCCCTGCTTGAAGCATGTCCCACTGTTTAGGATTTGTAACTAGTGCGATTACAATAATAACGGCGATAATTAATACAACAACCATCCAAAAGGAGGGTTTCCAGTAGCTCAGCATATTTTTACTCCTCCCTTTTACATTGCTCTAAGTTCCAATATTTTAAGTTTGCACTAAGCTAGAAAAAGTATCTATTTCAGCTATCCTTTTTTATTTAGCACAATTTTTTGTATTGTTACTGTGCATCTTCTTGTTGCATTTTTTCAAGCTTTGATAAACTCCGTATCTCTCTAATAATAAATAGCATAGCAATTACTGAAGCGATCCCATCAGATATGGCATTACTTAGATAAATTCCTTTTACTCCTATTATAGGGGCTAAAATTAGTACCGATGGCAATATGATTATCCCATAGCGCAGCATCATCAGTATTGTAGAAAGCTTTGGGTTTCCTATCCCTTGAAAATACTGGGAACTAATAGTCTGTATCCCAATCAGTGGTATCATTAGAAAATAGAGCCTCATTCCGACCACGGCAGTACTCCTTAAGCTATCATCATCAGTAAAGATAGTTACAAGTAAAGAAGGGTATATTTGGATTATTAAAAATAGTGCCACAGACATTATCGTTGAATAAACCAGCGATCTAATCAAGGATTCCCTGACTCTGTGATACTGTTTACTACCCCAGTTGTACCCTATTATAGGCTGATTACCCTGGGCTAGGCCGATTACAAACATATGATAAAAACTAAAAATGGTTGATATGATTGTCATTGCAGCCACATCTAAATCCGAACCGTAATGTACGGCATTTGTATTTACAAACACATTAACAAATGATGCAAGTATCTGGGTAAAAAAAGAAGGCGAGCCAATCATAGAGATTCTTTTTATTATTTTAAGCTCATTTATAACCTTTTTATATTTAAGATTAATAAGTAACTCTTTGTTCGTCACAAAATAATATGTAATGTATAGAGTTAGTGCCGTTTGAGAAATAACTGTAGCAATGGCCGCTCCAGCAATCCCCATCTTTAAGGTAAAAATGAATATTGGATCTAAAACGATATTAAGTATTGAAGACCACAAGATAGCCTTCATGGTAATATTCGCTTTTCCGATTGCCCTTAGAGAATTGTTCAAACAATATCCAGGGATGCCAATAATCGATCCAACTATTATAATTAAAATATAGGGTTTTGCATACATATACACTGCATCTGAAACGGAAACTGCAACTAATATTTGATCACAAAATAGGACAAATATAGTAGCAAACGCTATCATCGAAATGATTATATATTTAAAGGACAAAAAAAGTATACTCTCTGCCTCTTCCTGCTTGTCCTCCCCTAGCTTTATTGATACTAAAGTCGCCGATCCTATTCCTATGAGTAGGATGATTGCCATTTGAAGCATTTGGATAGGCATAGTAATGCCGACCCCCGACAATGCCAAAGGGTCAATTTTTCCTACAAAATATCTATCCGCAATATTAAAGATTGCACTACTCATCATACCCAGAATTGCTGGTATACTAAGTTCCCATAATAATTTACTTATTTTTTCCTGGCCTAATTTTGTATTCATGCGTCCTCTTTTTCTACTTTATTTTACCATTATTGTATAATGTGTATTTATGTACTGTCAACTTTGGAATAAATTAAAAGTATATGTGACTACTTAAATAAGTAAATCCAATCGCTCATTAAAAATGATTATCTTAAAAATTAATGTCTGCAACTGAATATAAAGCTGTATTTCCACTTAATTTAACTCTTTCACCCTGAAATTCACAATATAAAATTCCACTTCTTCTAGATGCTTGATATGCTACCAATTCATTATTACCCGTTTTTGCCGCCCAGTAAGGAATAATATGGCAGTGCCCCGAACCACATACCGGATCCTCAGGTACATCTATTTTTGGAGCAAATGATCGCGATACACAGTCATAGTCCCTTCCTGGTGCTGTTACATGTAATAATAGTCCGTCTAACTTCTTTATCTTTTGCATATTAGGCTTAAGTTTTCTTATATTTTCCTCATTTTCAAGAACTAAAAGCAAGTCTCTTCCCTTGAAAGCTTCTATAGGCCTAATTCCAATGGCTTCTTCCATTTCATCAGTCACATTTATTTTTTGTAGGTCATAGGCAGGAAAGTCCATTTCATAAAGATCTCCCCTATTAATTACCTTCAAAACACCACTAAGAGTCTTAAATTGTATCTCTTCTAACTTTGTATTATAAAATTTGGTTATAACATAAGCTGTGGCAAGAGTAGCATGTCCACACAAATCAATTTCTCCTCCCGGTGTAAACCATCTTAATCTATAATCTTCTCCCTCTTTTACGGCAAAAGCAGTTTCAGATAGATTATTTTCCAGAGTAATTTTCAACATAGTACTTTCCGGTAACCACTCATCCATAATGCAGACTGCTGCTGGATTACCTTCAAATACTTTATCTGTAAAAGCATCAACAACATATTGTCTCATTTTTTCTCCTCCTTCATACTTCTATTTAATTCATTTATTATAGATAACTGTCTTTTTACAACTCAAATAGTATACCCCTACATCCCAAAATGCTGTTTCAATAATTCTTTAAATTTCATACTATCAATTGTCTCTTTTGAAACCACTCCCTCAGTCCTTTGTGTGAATGAATTATTTGTTAATATTAAATTTCCTCCGCCGGTGAGCCTAGTAATTAAAGGACTTTTGTTAAATGGTGAGTCTTTATGTTCAGCTATAATCTTTTGGATCATATTAATTTCAGATAAATCACTTATACTCTTCTTTGTATCAAATGCATATCCAATTTTCCAATCTGTATCCCTATGTTTTAACCTCATTTCAAAAACATAATCTCCATATTCACCATTTACCCTTTTTACCCGAAATTCTCCATTCTTAGAAGATACGCTCTCTTCGGTTAAAGGTACAGGTTTTAATGGCAAATTCCCACCAAAGCCCGTATCTATTAAGTACTTTTGCTCCTTGTAAGTTACAAGAATAACTACATGCGTTCTTCCAAGTTTCTGATATTTTTTTATATCGTTATTATAAATAACCCCTCCGATAAGGGCAGCATCAAAACCATTCTCTTTTAAGAAGAAATAAAGAATCAAATTTAATTCATAACATAGTCCGCCTTCATTTTTTACAAGTATTTTTTCAATTAAGCTTTCTTTAGTAATGTTACTTGTTCTATTTTCAATTATGCAAAGATTTTCAAAAGGAATATTTTCAGCAGTTTTTTCAAGAATATTACTAAGTGATTCAAATGTAATATTTTCTACTTGCATACCTATTCTTTTACGAAATAAAGCATTTATATCTATAGCTGATTGATTCTTTGGTATCAACTTCTTCACTTCCTCTCAATTATAGCAACATATATTATCAAATTTACTTAGTTTAAACTTTGCACCGCTGTAGTATCTACTATGTTAAGTTATAACCTTTTCTATAAAGATTTTAACTATTTCTTCATCAAATTGTGTTCCTGAGTTTAATATTAATTCATTCACCGCTTCAGGTACAGTTAAGGGTTCTTTATAATGTTTGTTTATCATAGAATCATAGGCCTCAGCTATGCAAAGTATCCTAGACTGAATTGGGATATTCTCTCCTTTAAGACCTCTAGGGTAGCCTTTACCATCAGGTCTTTCATGATGACAAAGCACATATTCTGCTATATGGGAAAATTCACTAACTGATTTTAAGATATGATATCCAGTTTCAGGATGCTTTTTTATTTCCTTACATTCCTTTTCATTAAGCTCAATATTACTGTTTAATATACTTTTGTCTAATCCAATTTTACCTATATCATGGAGCATTCCTAGTAAGGCTATTTCTTCAATCTGTTGGCCTTCAAGCTTCATAGCTTCTGCTGTTTTCGTGCACAGCTCTGCTACTCTTTCGCTGTGTAATTGCTCATCTTTATTTCTTTCATAAAGACTTCTGGTAATTAGAGTTATCATCTCGCTTTTCATACTGCCACTTTCAAGCAACTTTCTTCTATACATATAATCTTCTGCTTGAGCGAATATTTTTTCCATATCTTCAGATTCTTCTTTTTTAGTGTCTAATCCAAATGATACCGATGCAGATATTTTATCTATAACCGTATTGGATATTTTGTCCTTTAACCTGTTTACTATTAATTGAGCCTCTACACTATCTGTCTTTGGAAGAAGAATAACAAATTCATCTCCGCCTATTCTTGCAAGAATATCATCTGCTCTAAGCTCTTTCTTCATAATATCTGCAACAGCTTTAAGTAACATGTCTCCAGACGTATGACCAAATGCATCATTTGTAAGCTTCAAGCCGTTTACATCTGCCATTACAAGCGTTAAAGGAAGATTTCTTTTTGTATCTAACCTTTCCAGTTCTTCTTCGTAAAATCTCCTATTATATAATCCTGTAAGTTGATCGAAATAGCTAAGATATAGGATTTTTTCCTCTGTAGATTTACGTTCTGTGATATCCATAGCAAAATAAAGTCCAGCTTCCCCTTCATTCCAGTCTATCTTGATACCATCAGATTCAATCCATCTTATTTCTCCGTCTTTCTTTATTATTCTAAACTGCTGCTTGGTGACACCGTCCATACCTTCAAGTCTTTTTTTATGAAAAGCAAGTGTCTTTTCTTTATCCTCTGCATAGACAAAATCTGTAAATTTAATTTTGACTAGTTCTTGCTGACTATATCCTGTGAGAATAGATGTCATAGGATTACACATTTTTATCTGCTCATTTTGAATAACAAGAATGGATTCTACAGCATTTTCAAAAAGAAGACGGTATTTTTCTTCACTCACTCTTAGGGCATCTTCAGCCTCTTTTCTTTCCGTTATATCACTTAATAAGTTAAATGTAGCTGGTCTTCCTTTCCATTTAATTTTAAGAGAATTCATTTCTACCCACCGCACATATCCTCCTTTTTTTAAAATCCTATAACTATATATGCGGTCTACTGTTTCATCTTTTAATCTTTTTGTATGATTTGTCACTACAAGCTCTTCATCATCAGGATATATAAAGTTTAAAAAATGTAGCTTTCCCAGTTCTTCTTGTGAATAACCAGTAAGAGCAGTTGCCATTTGATTACTTAGAACAACTTTTCCATCTTGAATTACTACTATTGATTCAGCTGCATTTTCAAAAAGTAGTTTGTATTGTTCTTCACTCTCTTGAAGTGACCTTTCCATTTCTTTACGTTCTGTTATGTCATGCTGACTGGAAAGTACACATTCTTTACCCTGATACTCTATGATTATACCGCTTCCCATGGACCAAAGCTCTTTACCCGATGCAGTCCTAACATGCATCTCGAAATCCGTTACTATACCTTCATTCTTTATTTTGTCCAGCCATAAGAGTCTTCTCTCAGGGTTCACCCAGTGCATCATAGCTGCTCTTTGACCTATTACATCTGCTTCTACCTCAAAGTATTCCATCCCCTTTGGATTTATATAAAGTACTGTGCCATCCAGAGTTATAATGGAAAGACAAAAAGGCAGAGTATCTATTATCCTTTCAAACTGCAGCTCATTTTTAATTATAGTTTCTATGGAATTTTTGTATGCTGTGATATCCCTATTGTTTGCTCTATATCCCAGGTAAACTCCCGTTTCATCTATTACAGCCCTACAAATATGCTCTATCCATACGATGTAGCCGTCTTTATGAAGTATTCTAAACTGTTTTTCATACATTTTATCTCTGTTAGCTATTTCATGATGATGACTTTTCCATATTTCTAAATCCTCGCCTAATATAATAGATTCAAATAGCCTAGGATTATCTAGAAACTCCTCAGAAGCGTAGCCTGATATCCTTTCACATGATGGAGATACATATTGGAGTTTTCCATTTTGATCCTCCCATGTTTCCCAGTCATATGAATAATCTGCTATTATTTTATATTTATAATCTTCTAACATTTTAAATTTTCCTCCAAACAAACGCTTTAAATTATATTTATATAATCCATTATAGCTTAATTTTCACATTGTAAATTATTATATTAAAAACAATAAATTATTTCCTAGTATATCTTATTATTTATGCCCGAGGGTGTTAATAGCAATCTGAACTAATACTAGATTGTTTTCCAAATTAGCTTTAAAAAAACCTACTTAAATGCATACAAAGTATGACAAATAAGTAGGTTTTTCTAACTTGTTAAACCATCTTCTTGACTTATAAAATTTAATCTTACATATTCACAACATCTATTATAGTTAAGTTATTATTTCTGAAATCATCTCTAAGATTGATATAATTAGGTTTCCCATCATTTTTATTTAATATTCTTATTTTTGGTCTTGTTGAAGCATCTGAGAAATTTTCAACTACGATTCCTATAAGTCCATTATTAAGTTTTACGCAAGTACCAATTGGATATGCGGCAACTTTTTTAATAAATAGATTTACTAAATTGAAATCAAAATGGGTATCACAGCCACCCATTATATATTCTATTGCATTAGCAGGTAAAATTGATTTTCTATAAGGCCTATCTGATATTAAAGCATCATAAACATCAGCTATTGCAATAATTCTTCCAAATAAAGATATATTTTCGCCAACTTTATTCTTGGGATATCCTGTTCCGTCATATTTTTCATGATGATCTAAAGCAGCAATATATGACTTTATAGGAACATCAAAGTTTGATTTTAAATATTTATATCCAGTAGTCGAATGAGATTTGATTATTTCAAATTCTTCGTTTGTTAATTTATCATTTTTATTTAAAATATTGTGGCTTATAAATATCTTGCCCACATCGTGTAACAATGCGCCCATAGCTAGTTTATATAACTCATCTCTATTTAAGTGGGATGATATACCCACAATAATGGAAAGTACAGCTACGTTTACAGAATGATAATAAGTATAATTATCATATGATTTTATATCTATCATATTAACCATTAAATGTTTATTTGAGACTAATTCATCTGCCATGTTTTTAGCAATATTACTAATATTATTCATATCCTTATCAATAGGATTTTTGTTTTCTATATTCATAAACATATTTTTTATTTTTGCTATGGACTCTAGTTTTAATTCATCACTAATTACATTTTTAATCTCAATATCTTGTGAAATATCATCTATTATATATAATCCCTGAAATCCTAATTCCATAATTTTTTTAATATACGGTCCCTTTATTTTTGAGCCTTCTTTTAAGATAAGACCACCATAATTATTATATAAACTTTTGCCAAGTATTTGTCCTTCTCGCAAACAAAAAGTGGGTATAAATCTCATTTTTACGTTCCTTTCTAAGTCATATAATAGCTGTCGTTAAAATAAGAGCTTTGTATAATTAAATAATTTCTTTTAAATTGATTACATTATAATTAATTATACTATAGATTGACATTTAGTAAATTTCATATTGTAAATTATTATATTAAAAGCAAGCACTTATTATCTATAACTAAGTTAAAACTGCTTCTTCATAATATTATATAATTTTCTATATCTACCTTGCGGTATATTAATCAACGTATGATGTGACCCAGTTTCTATTATTTTACCATGTTGTAATAAATAAATGGAGTCTAGTGTTTGCAGAAATTTCAAATCATGGGTAATCAAAATTAACGTTTTATCCCGGGACCAGTTTAATAATAGCGACATCATTTGAGTAACATATTCCTGATCTAAGTTTTGAGTGGGTTCATCTAAAATTACCACGGACGGATTTTTAAGGAGTAGGCGCGCAATTGAAAGCCTTTGCCTTTGACCACCAGAAAGCCTAGAACCATCTTCTGCTAAAATTGTTTCCATCTTTTCTGGCATTAATTGTACGGCATCCCATAAGTCCACGGCCTTTAAGACTTTTTCTAATTGCTCTATTGTTGCTTTAGGATTTGCCAATAATAGGTTTTCACGCATGGTGGCATGGAAAATCGTAGACTTCTGTTCTAAATAAGCTATTTCACGCGCTAGTTGAGCACGTCCTAAATCTGTGTAAGCATTTCCACCATAGCTTATTTCTCCATCATCACATTGCCATAATCCAGCAATTAGGCGCGCTAGGCTAGATTTTCCACTTCCACTTTGTCCGACAAAGGCAATATGCTCTCCTTGAGAAACAGTAAGATTTATATTAGATAAAAATATTTCGTCTTTTTGGTGATATTGAAAAGAGACATCTTTTAAGATAATTTCTCTAGA
Above is a genomic segment from Desulfonispora thiosulfatigenes DSM 11270 containing:
- a CDS encoding HD-GYP domain-containing protein, translated to MREGQILGKSLYNNYGGLILKEGSKIKGPYIKKIMELGFQGLYIIDDISQDIEIKNVISDELKLESIAKIKNMFMNIENKNPIDKDMNNISNIAKNMADELVSNKHLMVNMIDIKSYDNYTYYHSVNVAVLSIIVGISSHLNRDELYKLAMGALLHDVGKIFISHNILNKNDKLTNEEFEIIKSHSTTGYKYLKSNFDVPIKSYIAALDHHEKYDGTGYPKNKVGENISLFGRIIAIADVYDALISDRPYRKSILPANAIEYIMGGCDTHFDFNLVNLFIKKVAAYPIGTCVKLNNGLIGIVVENFSDASTRPKIRILNKNDGKPNYINLRDDFRNNNLTIIDVVNM
- a CDS encoding PhzF family phenazine biosynthesis protein codes for the protein MRQYVVDAFTDKVFEGNPAAVCIMDEWLPESTMLKITLENNLSETAFAVKEGEDYRLRWFTPGGEIDLCGHATLATAYVITKFYNTKLEEIQFKTLSGVLKVINRGDLYEMDFPAYDLQKINVTDEMEEAIGIRPIEAFKGRDLLLVLENEENIRKLKPNMQKIKKLDGLLLHVTAPGRDYDCVSRSFAPKIDVPEDPVCGSGHCHIIPYWAAKTGNNELVAYQASRRSGILYCEFQGERVKLSGNTALYSVADINF
- a CDS encoding PAS domain S-box protein gives rise to the protein MLEDYKYKIIADYSYDWETWEDQNGKLQYVSPSCERISGYASEEFLDNPRLFESIILGEDLEIWKSHHHEIANRDKMYEKQFRILHKDGYIVWIEHICRAVIDETGVYLGYRANNRDITAYKNSIETIIKNELQFERIIDTLPFCLSIITLDGTVLYINPKGMEYFEVEADVIGQRAAMMHWVNPERRLLWLDKIKNEGIVTDFEMHVRTASGKELWSMGSGIIIEYQGKECVLSSQHDITERKEMERSLQESEEQYKLLFENAAESIVVIQDGKVVLSNQMATALTGYSQEELGKLHFLNFIYPDDEELVVTNHTKRLKDETVDRIYSYRILKKGGYVRWVEMNSLKIKWKGRPATFNLLSDITERKEAEDALRVSEEKYRLLFENAVESILVIQNEQIKMCNPMTSILTGYSQQELVKIKFTDFVYAEDKEKTLAFHKKRLEGMDGVTKQQFRIIKKDGEIRWIESDGIKIDWNEGEAGLYFAMDITERKSTEEKILYLSYFDQLTGLYNRRFYEEELERLDTKRNLPLTLVMADVNGLKLTNDAFGHTSGDMLLKAVADIMKKELRADDILARIGGDEFVILLPKTDSVEAQLIVNRLKDKISNTVIDKISASVSFGLDTKKEESEDMEKIFAQAEDYMYRRKLLESGSMKSEMITLITRSLYERNKDEQLHSERVAELCTKTAEAMKLEGQQIEEIALLGMLHDIGKIGLDKSILNSNIELNEKECKEIKKHPETGYHILKSVSEFSHIAEYVLCHHERPDGKGYPRGLKGENIPIQSRILCIAEAYDSMINKHYKEPLTVPEAVNELILNSGTQFDEEIVKIFIEKVIT
- a CDS encoding MATE family efflux transporter yields the protein MNTKLGQEKISKLLWELSIPAILGMMSSAIFNIADRYFVGKIDPLALSGVGITMPIQMLQMAIILLIGIGSATLVSIKLGEDKQEEAESILFLSFKYIIISMIAFATIFVLFCDQILVAVSVSDAVYMYAKPYILIIIVGSIIGIPGYCLNNSLRAIGKANITMKAILWSSILNIVLDPIFIFTLKMGIAGAAIATVISQTALTLYITYYFVTNKELLINLKYKKVINELKIIKRISMIGSPSFFTQILASFVNVFVNTNAVHYGSDLDVAAMTIISTIFSFYHMFVIGLAQGNQPIIGYNWGSKQYHRVRESLIRSLVYSTIMSVALFLIIQIYPSLLVTIFTDDDSLRSTAVVGMRLYFLMIPLIGIQTISSQYFQGIGNPKLSTILMMLRYGIIILPSVLILAPIIGVKGIYLSNAISDGIASVIAMLFIIREIRSLSKLEKMQQEDAQ
- a CDS encoding arylamine N-acetyltransferase family protein, translated to MKKLIPKNQSAIDINALFRKRIGMQVENITFESLSNILEKTAENIPFENLCIIENRTSNITKESLIEKILVKNEGGLCYELNLILYFFLKENGFDAALIGGVIYNNDIKKYQKLGRTHVVILVTYKEQKYLIDTGFGGNLPLKPVPLTEESVSSKNGEFRVKRVNGEYGDYVFEMRLKHRDTDWKIGYAFDTKKSISDLSEINMIQKIIAEHKDSPFNKSPLITRLTGGGNLILTNNSFTQRTEGVVSKETIDSMKFKELLKQHFGM